Proteins co-encoded in one Capnocytophaga ochracea DSM 7271 genomic window:
- a CDS encoding YgaP family membrane protein, translating to MKRNISTLDKNIRLLIIVITAILGYFNEFSITIASVLSGVSILLLVTILINFSPIYALLGISTYKPKEK from the coding sequence ATGAAAAGAAATATTAGCACTTTGGACAAGAATATCCGTTTGCTCATTATCGTTATCACTGCGATATTGGGGTATTTTAACGAGTTTTCTATTACCATTGCTTCCGTGTTATCAGGCGTTTCTATATTGCTTTTGGTAACCATTCTCATTAATTTCTCACCCATTTACGCACTTTTAGGTATCAGTACCTATAAGCCTAAAGAAAAATAA
- the ybeY gene encoding rRNA maturation RNase YbeY produces MTSFFNETPFVFPFKKNEVKRWVKRVAQSEGKEVGNINYIFCDDEYLHKINVEYLQHDTLTDIITFDYSEGKVLHSDIYISVERVKENANIFKVPFQRELLRVLAHGLLHLCGYKDKTPEDSALMRNKEEEKMNLFTVV; encoded by the coding sequence ATGACTTCTTTTTTTAACGAAACTCCCTTTGTCTTTCCTTTTAAGAAAAACGAAGTAAAACGTTGGGTGAAACGCGTAGCCCAATCCGAAGGTAAAGAGGTGGGCAATATCAACTATATTTTTTGCGATGATGAGTATTTGCACAAAATAAATGTAGAGTACTTGCAACACGACACCCTTACCGATATCATCACCTTTGATTATTCTGAGGGCAAAGTGCTCCATTCGGATATTTATATTTCGGTAGAACGTGTAAAGGAGAATGCTAACATCTTTAAAGTGCCGTTCCAAAGAGAACTCCTGCGGGTATTGGCACACGGCTTGTTACACCTCTGCGGTTATAAGGATAAAACACCGGAAGACAGTGCGCTAATGCGCAACAAAGAAGAAGAAAAGATGAACCTTTTTACGGTTGTTTAG
- a CDS encoding lipopolysaccharide biosynthesis protein: MLKKLFKDTIIYGIATVLPRVLTLLLTRLYVNKLDTADFGIYSGLFVYLILGNVLLSYGMETAFFRFMNKGERKKKVQSTALTSLTVSSLFFLLIAYLLRHFIASWLNYDVQYIVFAIYILVLDALVVIPFAWLRNKGKAKLYAIVKIGNTAVNLALNIYYLNYLPAETLATNGGVYYIFLANVIASLATFIVLLPIYFKIHFRFDYRLWKEMMIYAFPVLLAGIAFAVNEGFDRVFLRMLLPADTADGTIGIYSACYKMGVFMNLFVTAYKLGIEPFFFSSAQDKNAPKTYARITEYFIVCGGFILLFITVFTDVFKLILIPNKAYWEALWIVPIILLANLCLGIYHSLSVWYKVTDRTSFGAIVSLVGMAITVVFNFALIPWLSYKGAALATLITYGAMMFISYYYGQKYYPIPYKKRKIKIFLGMSVVFSFVNFYAFDNSIYIGTLLLLIYGYLASFTIKLKSTLPKQP, encoded by the coding sequence ATGTTGAAAAAACTTTTTAAAGATACCATTATCTACGGCATTGCTACTGTACTCCCTCGTGTGCTTACCCTATTGCTCACAAGGTTGTACGTGAATAAACTCGATACTGCCGATTTTGGTATCTATTCAGGGTTGTTTGTCTATCTTATCTTGGGGAACGTACTGCTATCATACGGTATGGAAACAGCTTTCTTCCGCTTTATGAACAAAGGCGAACGGAAGAAGAAGGTACAATCTACTGCACTTACTTCTCTTACAGTCAGCTCTTTGTTTTTCCTGCTGATTGCCTACTTATTGCGACACTTTATTGCCTCCTGGCTGAACTACGATGTACAGTATATTGTCTTTGCCATTTATATATTAGTACTCGATGCCTTAGTGGTTATTCCGTTTGCGTGGCTCAGGAACAAAGGCAAAGCCAAACTTTATGCTATTGTTAAAATAGGGAATACAGCAGTGAATTTAGCTCTTAACATTTACTACCTGAACTATTTACCTGCTGAAACCCTTGCTACCAACGGTGGTGTATATTATATCTTTTTAGCCAACGTAATAGCGAGTTTAGCGACTTTCATTGTCTTGTTGCCTATCTATTTCAAAATACATTTCCGTTTTGATTATCGACTTTGGAAAGAGATGATGATTTATGCTTTCCCTGTATTATTGGCAGGTATTGCTTTTGCCGTAAACGAAGGTTTTGACCGAGTGTTCTTGCGTATGCTCCTTCCCGCTGATACTGCCGATGGAACTATAGGTATTTATTCTGCTTGTTACAAAATGGGGGTATTTATGAACCTCTTTGTTACTGCTTATAAACTTGGTATAGAACCTTTCTTTTTCAGCAGTGCACAGGATAAGAATGCGCCTAAAACCTATGCTCGTATCACTGAATATTTCATTGTTTGCGGAGGCTTTATTTTGCTCTTTATTACCGTATTCACTGATGTTTTTAAACTTATTTTGATACCTAACAAAGCCTATTGGGAAGCCCTTTGGATTGTACCTATTATCTTGTTAGCTAACCTTTGTTTGGGTATTTACCACAGTCTTTCGGTGTGGTACAAAGTAACCGACCGTACCAGTTTCGGGGCTATCGTATCCTTAGTAGGAATGGCTATTACGGTAGTGTTCAACTTTGCGCTTATTCCTTGGCTCAGTTATAAAGGGGCGGCGTTAGCAACACTCATCACCTATGGGGCGATGATGTTTATTTCGTATTACTACGGACAAAAATACTATCCGATACCCTATAAAAAAAGGAAGATAAAAATCTTCCTTGGAATGAGTGTTGTTTTCTCATTTGTAAATTTCTATGCTTTTGACAATAGTATCTACATAGGCACCTTACTTTTGCTTATTTATGGTTATTTAGCGAGTTTTACTATAAAGCTCAAATCTACTCTTCCTAAACAACCGTAA
- the radA gene encoding DNA repair protein RadA, with the protein MAKLKTAYFCQNCGAQYSKWQGQCYVCKQWNTIVEEVVQKDTAPAWQEKESPIKSKAPKYISISQIDTQQEARLNSNNHELNNVLGGGIVPGSVTLLGGEPGIGKSTLLLQIALNLPYRTLYVSGEESEKQIKMRADRIPHKLDNCFILTETKTQNIFQQIKELLPEIVIIDSIQTLQSDYIEASAGSISQIRECASELIKFAKTTHTPVILIGHITKDGQIAGPKILEHMVDTVLQFEGDRNHVYRILRSLKNRFGSTSELGIYEMLSNGLREVNNPSEILISKTDETISGTSIAATLEGMRPLMIEIQALVSTAVYGTPQRSTTGFNAKRLNMLLAVLEKRAGFRLGAKDVFLNITGGITIDDPATDLGVAMAILSSNEDIAIEKDVCFAGEVGLGGEIRPVQRVEQRITEAEKLGFNTIFVSKYNKIALKNTKIRIVKVAKIEDAIQELFG; encoded by the coding sequence ATGGCAAAACTAAAAACAGCATATTTCTGTCAGAATTGCGGAGCACAATACAGCAAATGGCAAGGACAGTGTTACGTCTGCAAGCAGTGGAATACCATTGTGGAAGAAGTCGTACAGAAAGACACTGCTCCTGCTTGGCAAGAGAAAGAATCACCTATCAAGAGTAAAGCTCCTAAGTATATCTCTATTTCGCAAATCGATACACAACAGGAGGCGCGCCTCAATAGCAACAACCACGAATTGAATAACGTTTTGGGTGGTGGAATTGTACCGGGGTCGGTTACTCTTTTAGGGGGTGAACCTGGCATTGGCAAGAGTACGCTACTGCTACAAATAGCTCTTAACTTGCCTTATCGTACCCTCTACGTATCGGGGGAGGAAAGTGAGAAACAGATAAAAATGCGCGCTGACCGCATTCCGCATAAGCTCGATAATTGCTTTATCCTCACTGAAACTAAGACGCAAAATATCTTTCAGCAGATAAAAGAACTCTTGCCCGAAATCGTGATTATCGACTCTATCCAAACCCTTCAATCTGATTATATAGAGGCATCAGCAGGGAGTATTTCTCAAATTAGGGAATGTGCCTCCGAACTGATTAAGTTTGCTAAAACTACTCACACTCCTGTAATACTCATTGGGCATATCACTAAGGACGGACAAATAGCAGGACCTAAGATATTAGAGCATATGGTCGATACGGTTTTGCAGTTTGAAGGCGACCGTAATCACGTGTACCGTATCTTGCGTTCACTGAAAAACCGCTTTGGCTCTACTTCCGAACTAGGTATTTACGAGATGCTTAGCAACGGATTGCGTGAGGTAAATAATCCTTCGGAGATTCTCATTTCCAAAACCGATGAGACGATTAGCGGTACCTCCATAGCTGCCACTTTGGAAGGTATGCGTCCGCTGATGATTGAAATACAAGCACTCGTAAGTACAGCGGTATATGGAACACCACAACGCAGTACTACGGGCTTCAATGCCAAACGCCTCAATATGCTTTTGGCAGTGCTTGAGAAACGCGCAGGATTCCGCTTAGGAGCTAAGGACGTCTTCCTTAATATTACCGGAGGCATTACTATCGACGACCCCGCCACTGACTTAGGAGTGGCGATGGCTATCCTATCTTCTAACGAAGATATAGCAATTGAAAAGGACGTCTGTTTTGCCGGCGAAGTAGGATTAGGCGGTGAAATACGCCCTGTACAACGCGTAGAGCAACGCATTACAGAAGCTGAGAAATTAGGCTTCAACACTATTTTTGTATCAAAATATAACAAAATAGCCCTTAAAAATACTAAAATTAGGATTGTAAAAGTTGCCAAGATAGAAGATGCAATACAAGAACTATTTGGATAA
- the rfbA gene encoding glucose-1-phosphate thymidylyltransferase RfbA, producing MKGIILAGGSGTRLYPITKGVSKQLLPIYDKPMIYYPLSVLMLSGIREVLVISTPQDLPGFERLLGDGSDFGIRLSYAEQPSPDGLAQAFIIGEEFIGDDDVCLVLGDNIFYGQSFSKMLAQAVENVKKEHKATVFGYYVKDPERYGVAEFDTAGNVLSIEEKPTQPKSNYAVVGLYFYPNKVVKVAKSIKPSARGELEITTVNQEFLNDGELKVQLLGRGFAWLDTGTHDSLSEASNFVETLEKRQGLKISCLEEIAYRKGWITAEKLQELAKPMLKNQYGQYLLQLTMNNR from the coding sequence ATGAAAGGAATTATATTAGCAGGCGGTTCAGGTACACGCCTTTACCCCATTACTAAGGGAGTTTCTAAACAATTGCTCCCTATTTACGATAAACCAATGATTTACTACCCATTATCGGTGCTGATGCTTTCGGGTATTCGCGAGGTATTGGTAATTTCTACTCCTCAGGACTTACCAGGTTTTGAGCGCCTCTTAGGTGACGGTTCCGACTTCGGCATTCGCCTTAGCTATGCCGAGCAACCCAGTCCCGATGGCTTGGCTCAAGCTTTTATCATAGGCGAAGAGTTTATAGGCGATGACGATGTGTGCCTGGTATTAGGAGATAATATTTTCTACGGACAGAGTTTCTCGAAAATGCTCGCTCAAGCGGTAGAGAATGTAAAGAAAGAACACAAAGCTACTGTCTTTGGTTATTACGTAAAAGACCCTGAACGTTATGGAGTAGCTGAGTTTGACACCGCGGGTAATGTGCTTAGCATTGAGGAAAAACCCACACAGCCTAAATCTAACTATGCCGTAGTAGGACTCTATTTTTACCCCAATAAAGTAGTGAAAGTAGCCAAAAGTATCAAACCCTCAGCACGAGGTGAATTGGAGATTACTACGGTGAATCAAGAGTTTCTAAACGACGGCGAATTAAAAGTACAACTTTTAGGGCGCGGTTTTGCGTGGCTTGATACGGGTACTCACGATTCACTTAGCGAAGCATCAAACTTCGTAGAAACCTTAGAGAAACGTCAAGGACTCAAAATCTCTTGTTTGGAAGAAATAGCCTATCGTAAAGGTTGGATTACTGCTGAAAAGTTGCAAGAGTTAGCAAAACCAATGCTCAAAAACCAATACGGGCAATATCTTTTGCAATTAACGATGAACAATAGATAA
- a CDS encoding glycoside hydrolase family 6 protein: protein MKKLLALIAFLWVMTACEKSGEDTPKNTQTQIPYDWDFYLKPSRLYAVKNEKNAELKKLYYQVYGTPCGDWYDGINPNSKDSDLYLKNFVEGAEHARKTPIVVIYGIPNRDCGSFSKGGHPNAASYRAWIDRVSAIIGKRRAVVIIEPDAINYCRHKKGSAEYKERADLLTYCARKLKENNPNVASYIHAGNSVLVTQHPEAVANAIIDGGLQYMRGFALNVSGLGGTAEEQAGAEKFVTYLASKGFKDVHYVIDTGRSGINRPKHQNANAPYNSCNNFNAALGPRSTTKTTGAHADAYLWINGGGGSDGECNMGAPAAGDPYPEYTRHLVQNAMRVKSIEILEVPQNLK from the coding sequence ATGAAGAAATTACTAGCCTTAATAGCTTTTTTATGGGTAATGACCGCCTGTGAAAAATCAGGGGAAGATACGCCCAAAAATACGCAAACTCAAATACCTTATGATTGGGATTTTTATTTGAAGCCTTCTCGGTTGTATGCAGTAAAAAATGAAAAAAATGCCGAGTTGAAAAAACTGTATTACCAAGTGTATGGTACGCCCTGCGGAGATTGGTATGATGGAATTAACCCAAACAGTAAGGATAGCGACCTCTATCTAAAGAATTTTGTTGAAGGAGCTGAACACGCTCGCAAAACGCCTATTGTAGTGATTTACGGTATCCCCAATCGCGATTGTGGCTCGTTTTCAAAAGGTGGACATCCTAATGCTGCTTCTTACAGAGCGTGGATAGATCGCGTAAGTGCCATTATTGGAAAACGCCGTGCAGTAGTAATTATCGAACCCGATGCTATTAACTACTGTAGACATAAAAAGGGCTCGGCTGAGTACAAAGAACGCGCTGATTTGCTTACTTATTGTGCAAGAAAGCTAAAAGAGAATAACCCTAATGTAGCGAGCTATATTCACGCTGGGAATTCTGTTTTGGTTACACAACACCCTGAAGCTGTTGCCAATGCCATTATAGATGGAGGCTTACAATATATGCGTGGTTTCGCACTGAATGTTTCGGGCTTAGGAGGCACTGCTGAAGAACAAGCAGGAGCCGAGAAATTTGTAACTTACTTAGCTTCTAAAGGCTTTAAAGATGTGCATTACGTGATTGACACAGGGCGCAGTGGCATCAATAGACCTAAACACCAGAATGCAAATGCTCCTTATAACTCTTGCAATAACTTTAATGCAGCTTTAGGCCCGCGTAGCACTACCAAAACCACAGGTGCACACGCCGATGCTTATTTATGGATTAACGGAGGAGGTGGCTCTGACGGTGAATGTAATATGGGAGCCCCCGCAGCGGGAGATCCTTATCCTGAATATACGAGACACTTGGTGCAAAACGCTATGAGAGTAAAGAGTATAGAGATTTTGGAAGTACCTCAAAACTTAAAATAG
- a CDS encoding glycoside hydrolase family 6 protein, with protein MNKLLSLVAFLWVMTACEKSGEESDPSTQTPTTQTSTTQTPTTQTPTTPPITPPVTPPIPPNPPQGKKPVAYDWDFYLEPSRLDVVKNEKNAELKKLYYQVYGTPCGGWYDGGVSPGSGGKEKNDRWLKNFVEGAERARKTPIVVLYGIPNRDCGSFSKGGHPNAASYKEWIDRVSAIIGQRRAVVIIEPDAINYCGHPRGSAKYNERAELLNYAAEKLNKNNPNVVSYIHAGNSDLVTKHPEAVANAIIDGGLKYMRGFALNVSGLGGTAEEQAGAERFVTYLASKGFKDVHYVIDTGRSGINRPKHQNANAPYNSCNNFNAALGPRSTTKTTGAHADAYLWINGGGGSDGECNMGAPAAGKPYPEYTRHLVQNAMRVKSIEILEVPQNLK; from the coding sequence ATGAATAAATTACTATCCTTAGTAGCTTTTTTATGGGTAATGACCGCCTGTGAAAAATCAGGGGAAGAGAGCGACCCCTCTACACAGACTCCAACAACGCAAACCTCTACTACACAAACTCCTACTACTCAGACCCCTACTACACCTCCTATTACGCCTCCGGTTACTCCTCCTATTCCACCTAACCCACCACAAGGTAAAAAGCCGGTAGCTTATGACTGGGATTTTTACTTGGAGCCCTCTCGGTTAGACGTAGTAAAAAATGAAAAAAATGCCGAGTTGAAAAAGCTGTATTACCAAGTGTATGGTACGCCCTGCGGAGGTTGGTATGACGGCGGTGTTAGTCCTGGTAGTGGTGGTAAAGAGAAAAATGACCGTTGGCTTAAAAACTTCGTTGAGGGAGCAGAACGCGCTCGCAAAACGCCTATTGTGGTGCTTTACGGTATTCCCAATCGCGATTGTGGGTCGTTTTCAAAAGGAGGGCACCCTAATGCTGCTTCTTACAAAGAGTGGATAGACCGTGTAAGTGCCATTATTGGACAACGCCGTGCGGTGGTTATTATTGAACCTGATGCCATTAACTACTGCGGTCACCCAAGAGGCTCAGCTAAATACAATGAGCGTGCTGAACTGCTTAATTATGCCGCTGAAAAACTAAATAAGAACAACCCTAATGTAGTGAGCTATATTCACGCTGGGAATTCTGATTTGGTCACAAAACACCCTGAAGCTGTTGCCAATGCTATTATAGATGGAGGTTTAAAATATATGCGTGGTTTCGCACTGAATGTTTCGGGCTTAGGAGGCACTGCCGAAGAACAAGCCGGAGCCGAGAGATTTGTAACTTACTTAGCTTCTAAAGGTTTTAAAGATGTGCATTACGTGATTGACACAGGGCGCAGTGGTATTAATAGACCTAAACACCAAAATGCAAATGCTCCTTATAACTCTTGCAATAACTTTAATGCAGCTTTAGGCCCGCGTAGCACTACCAAAACCACAGGTGCACACGCCGATGCTTATTTGTGGATTAACGGAGGAGGAGGCTCTGATGGTGAATGTAATATGGGAGCCCCCGCAGCGGGAAAGCCTTATCCTGAATATACAAGACACTTGGTGCAAAACGCTATGAGAGTGAAAAGTATAGAGATTTTGGAAGTACCTCAAAACTTAAAATAG
- a CDS encoding M15 family metallopeptidase, producing MKYLLQLFILLSVSSLLAQQNDFVLLRSLSNDFVFDMKYATPDNFLKQAVYDCGECYLRKSTAKALVKANEEFKSLGYRIKLFDCYRPLSVQKKMWKILPGTHYVANPAKGSKHNRGAAVDLTLVDAQGKELDMGTPFDFFGKKAHHTCTTLPKKVLENRKLLKGVLNKYNFKSIFSEWWHYEYRPEMQSKVEDFQWQCK from the coding sequence ATGAAATACCTCTTACAACTTTTTATATTATTATCAGTGTCCTCACTTTTAGCACAGCAGAATGATTTTGTGCTCCTCAGAAGCCTTTCTAATGACTTTGTATTCGATATGAAATACGCCACCCCCGATAATTTTCTCAAACAAGCAGTATATGATTGTGGAGAATGCTATCTCCGCAAGAGTACTGCAAAGGCTTTGGTAAAAGCTAATGAAGAGTTTAAATCGTTGGGATACCGCATTAAATTGTTCGACTGCTACCGACCGCTTTCGGTACAGAAAAAGATGTGGAAGATACTTCCAGGTACCCACTACGTAGCAAACCCCGCGAAAGGTTCTAAACACAATCGCGGGGCTGCTGTCGATCTTACCCTTGTAGATGCACAAGGCAAGGAATTAGATATGGGTACTCCTTTTGATTTCTTTGGTAAAAAAGCACATCACACTTGCACGACCCTCCCTAAAAAGGTACTTGAGAATCGCAAGTTGTTGAAGGGTGTACTCAACAAATATAACTTTAAATCTATTTTCTCAGAGTGGTGGCACTATGAGTACCGTCCCGAAATGCAATCTAAAGTCGAAGACTTCCAATGGCAATGTAAATAA
- the smpB gene encoding SsrA-binding protein SmpB produces MIQKTVQILNKRAKFEYEILDKYTAGIVLVGTEIKSIRMGKASIAESFCEFNDKGELFVINSTIEAYDFGTYYNHRPKSERKLLLQKKELRKLNKEVKNSGLTIVPLKLFINEKGLAKMDIALVRGKKLYDKRETIKDRDNKRNLDRLMKK; encoded by the coding sequence ATGATTCAGAAAACAGTACAAATACTCAACAAACGGGCAAAATTTGAATATGAAATCCTCGACAAATACACGGCGGGGATTGTGCTCGTGGGTACCGAAATAAAGTCTATACGAATGGGAAAAGCCTCGATAGCTGAGAGTTTTTGCGAGTTTAACGATAAAGGAGAGCTTTTCGTAATCAACTCTACCATTGAAGCATATGACTTTGGCACCTATTACAACCACCGCCCAAAAAGTGAACGCAAACTGCTTTTGCAGAAAAAAGAACTTCGCAAACTCAATAAAGAAGTGAAAAATAGCGGACTTACCATCGTACCTCTCAAACTCTTTATTAACGAAAAAGGCTTGGCTAAAATGGATATAGCCTTAGTACGCGGTAAGAAATTGTACGATAAACGCGAAACTATTAAAGACCGTGATAACAAGAGAAACTTGGATAGGCTGATGAAGAAGTAA
- the lysA gene encoding diaminopimelate decarboxylase, with the protein MKINDLLNIANTYGSPVYVYDAQKIASQYNRLTNAFASVPKLRINYAMKALSNISILKLMKDLGAGLDTVSIQEVQLGLLAGFDPQQIIFTPNGVSMDEIEEAMRLGVQLNIDNLSFLEQFGTQHPEIPVCIRINPHVMAGGNSNISVGHIDSKFGISIHQIPHILRIVENTKMHINGIHMHTGSDILDIDVFLYAAEILFETAKHFKDLQFIDFGSGFKVPYKEGDIQTNIEELGERLSSRFADFCKEYGRNLTLAFEPGKFLVSEAGYFLVKVNVVKQTTSTVFAGIDSGFNHLIRPMFYGANHYIENISNPEGKNRFYSVVGYICETDTFASNRQIAEITEGDILCFHNAGAYCYTMASNYNSRLRPAEVLWQNGEAKLIRKAETFEDLLRGQIY; encoded by the coding sequence ATGAAAATAAACGATTTACTAAACATAGCAAATACTTACGGTAGCCCTGTATATGTATATGATGCCCAGAAGATTGCTTCTCAATATAACCGACTTACCAATGCCTTTGCCTCAGTACCCAAGTTGCGCATCAACTATGCAATGAAAGCCCTTTCTAATATTTCTATCTTGAAATTGATGAAGGACTTGGGGGCTGGTCTCGATACCGTTTCTATTCAGGAAGTACAGTTGGGATTGCTGGCAGGTTTTGACCCTCAGCAAATTATTTTTACGCCTAATGGTGTCTCAATGGACGAAATTGAGGAGGCTATGCGCTTAGGAGTACAGCTCAACATCGATAATCTTTCGTTCTTGGAGCAGTTTGGCACACAACACCCTGAGATACCCGTGTGTATTCGTATCAATCCACACGTGATGGCAGGCGGTAATAGCAATATTTCGGTAGGGCATATCGATAGTAAGTTTGGTATTAGCATTCATCAAATACCGCATATCTTGCGCATCGTCGAGAATACAAAGATGCACATCAACGGTATCCATATGCACACAGGTAGTGATATTTTAGATATTGATGTGTTCCTATACGCTGCCGAAATACTCTTTGAAACCGCTAAACACTTTAAGGATTTACAATTTATCGACTTTGGCAGTGGCTTTAAAGTGCCTTATAAAGAGGGAGATATACAAACCAATATAGAAGAGTTGGGCGAACGTCTCAGCAGTCGCTTTGCTGATTTCTGCAAGGAGTACGGTCGCAACCTTACATTAGCTTTCGAACCTGGTAAGTTTTTAGTAAGTGAAGCAGGCTACTTTTTAGTAAAGGTGAATGTAGTAAAGCAAACCACTTCTACGGTATTTGCAGGCATCGACTCTGGTTTCAATCATCTTATCCGACCAATGTTCTACGGGGCTAATCATTATATCGAAAACATTTCTAACCCCGAAGGTAAGAATCGTTTCTATTCAGTAGTCGGGTATATATGCGAGACCGATACCTTTGCCTCCAACCGACAAATAGCTGAGATTACTGAGGGCGATATATTGTGCTTTCACAATGCAGGTGCCTATTGCTACACTATGGCGAGCAACTACAATTCACGCTTGCGTCCAGCAGAAGTATTGTGGCAGAATGGGGAAGCTAAACTTATCAGAAAGGCAGAAACCTTCGAAGACTTACTAAGAGGACAGATATATTAA
- the rpmB gene encoding 50S ribosomal protein L28 — protein MARVCDLTGKKALVGNNVSHAMNKTKRKFNVNLRTKRFFIPEENRWITLKVSATAIKTIDKKGIYAVLKEVERNGYIN, from the coding sequence ATGGCAAGAGTTTGTGACTTAACAGGCAAAAAAGCATTGGTGGGCAATAACGTGTCACACGCAATGAACAAAACTAAACGTAAATTCAATGTAAACCTCCGTACAAAACGTTTCTTCATTCCAGAAGAGAATCGTTGGATTACCCTAAAAGTATCGGCAACTGCAATTAAAACTATCGACAAGAAAGGTATCTATGCAGTGCTTAAAGAAGTAGAACGTAACGGATATATTAACTAA
- the rpmG gene encoding 50S ribosomal protein L33 — protein sequence MAKKGNRIQVILECTEHKESGLPGTSRYITTKNKKNTPDRLELKKFNPILKKVTVHKEIK from the coding sequence ATGGCTAAAAAAGGAAATAGAATTCAGGTTATTTTGGAGTGCACTGAGCACAAAGAGTCTGGTTTACCAGGAACTTCACGTTACATCACTACCAAAAACAAAAAAAATACCCCAGATAGATTAGAGCTTAAGAAGTTCAACCCTATCCTCAAGAAAGTAACTGTTCATAAAGAAATTAAATAA
- a CDS encoding DUF4295 domain-containing protein: MAKKTVATLQGKSKKHTKAIKMVKSPKTGAYTFVESVMAPELVDEFLKKK; encoded by the coding sequence ATGGCAAAGAAAACAGTAGCAACCCTACAAGGTAAATCTAAGAAGCATACTAAAGCTATCAAAATGGTGAAATCACCTAAAACAGGTGCTTATACTTTCGTAGAAAGCGTAATGGCTCCTGAGCTCGTTGATGAATTTTTGAAGAAGAAATAA